The Euphorbia lathyris chromosome 3, ddEupLath1.1, whole genome shotgun sequence genome contains a region encoding:
- the LOC136224580 gene encoding alcohol-forming fatty acyl-CoA reductase-like encodes MESGGIVEFLENKTILITGATGFLAKIYVEKILRVQPNVKKLYLLVRAADDESAMRRLQDEIIEKDLFNVLREKYGSKLNSFISEKVRPLPGDISLEDLGVEDSKLKEEMWSEIDVMVNFAASINFEERYDVALSINTMGALNVLNFAKKCPNIKMLAHVSTAYVCGEDKGLILEKPYLMGEAKKGDEKIDIEGEKKLAEDKVNQLQSENVSPKEITSLMKDFGLERARGYGWPNTYVFTKALGEMLLMHYKDDIPLIIMRPTMITSTLFDPFPGWIEGVRTIDSLIVGYGKGKLTCFVYLPQNTFDLIPADMVVNAIIVAMVARANQKRCSDIIYHVGSSLRNIANFSQLHDCTYRYFTANPWINKEGEPVKIGRGTVLSSMTSFYLYMNLRYLLPFKGLQLANTVMFQKYQDLCTYLDRKIKLVMRLVQLYKPYILFEGIFEDSNSEKLRIVAKEMNPDEAKMFNFDPMTIDWKEYMMTAHIPGLHKYSM; translated from the exons ATGGAGTCTGGAGGAATTGTTGAATTTCTAGAAAATAAGACCATTTTAATCACTGGTGCCACTGGTTTTCTAGCTAAGA TTTATGTGGAGAAAATTTTGAGGGTTCAACCAAATGTGAAGAAGCTTTATCTTCTGGTTAGAGCAGCAGATGATGAGTCGGCTATGCGACGTCTACAGGACGAG attatAGAGAAGGATTTATTCAATGTTTTAAGAGAAAAATATGGTTCAAAGCTAAATTCATTTATATCAGAAAAAGTGAGACCTCTACCAGGAGATATAAGTCTTGAAGATTTAGGGGTTGAAGATTCCAAATTGAAAGAAGAAATGTGGAGTGAAATTGATGTCATGGTGAATTTTGCTGCCTCCATTAATTTTGAAGAAAG ATATGACGTGGCACTGAGCATAAACACAATGGGAGCATTGAATGTCTTGAATTTTGCAAAGAAATGTCCCAACATCAAGATGCTAGCTCACGTCTCTACTG CTTATGTATGTGGAGAAGACAAAGGGTTGATATTAGAGAAGCCATATTTAATGGGAGAAGCAAAAAAAGGAGATGAGAAAATAGATATTGAAGGAGAAAAGAAATTGGCTGAAGATAAAGTAAATCAACTTCAATCTGAAAATGTTTCACCTAAAGAAATTACTTCTCTCATGAAGGATTTTGGCCTTGAAAg GGCAAGAGGATATGGATGGCCAAATACGTATGTATTTACAAAAGCATTAGGAGAAATGCTTTTAATGCATTATAAAGATGATATACCTCTTATTATTATGCGTCCTACTATGATCACGAGTACTTTGTTTGATCCTTTTCCGGGTTGGATTGAAGGCGTCAG AACTATTGATAGCCTTATAGTAGGCTACGGCAAAGGGAAATTGACATGCTTTGTTTATCTTCCGCAAAATACTTTTGATTTG ATACCGGCTGATATGGTGGTGAATGCAATTATAGTAGCAATGGTTGCACGTGCGAATCAAAAGCGATGTTCAGATATCATATATCACGTGGGATCTTCATTAAGAAACATTGCAAATTTCTCTCAATTACATGATTGTACTTATCGTTATTTTACTGCAAATCCATGGATTAACAAAGAAGGAGAACCCGTTAAGATTGGTAGAGGCACTGTTTTAAGCTCTATGACTAGCTTCTATTTGTACATGAATCTTCGATACCTGCTTCCGTTTAAG GGATTGCAACTAGCCAATACTGTGATGTTTCAAAAATACCAAGACTTGTGCACGTATCTCGATAGGAAAATCAAACTTGTGATGAGATTGGTACAACTTTACAAACCATATATACTCTTCGAGGGCAT CTTTGAGGACTCGAACTCGGAGAAACTGAGAATAGTAGCAAAGGAGATGAATCCCGATGAAGCGAAGATGTTCAACTTCGATCCGATGACAATTGATTGGAAAGAGTATATGATGACGGCTCATATTCCGGGTTTGCACAAATATTCTATGTAA